Genomic DNA from Campylobacter concisus:
CATATTTGTGATGATGTTTTTAGAAAGCTCGTTTTTTCCATTTCCAAGCGAGATCGCAATGATACCTGCTGGCTATTTGGCACATAAAGGTGAAATGAGTTTATTTTTGGCCTTTCTTACAGGTACGCTTGGTAGCTTACTTGGAGCTATTTTTAACTATTATCTTTGCTACTTTTTTGGACGTGAGATAGTTTTAAAATACGGCAAATTTGTGGGAATCACTCACGAAAAAATGGATAAATTTGAGGCATTTTTCAATAAACACGGTGAAATTTCTACATTTAACTCACGTCTGATTCCTGGCATTCGTCAATACATCAGCCTACCAGCCGGACTTGCTAAGATGAATATATTTAGATTTTGTCTATTTACCACGCTAGGAGCTGGGATTTGGTGTGCTGTTTTGCTTGGAGTTGGCTATTTTATAGGCTCAAATCCTAGCAAACAGACACTTTTAATAATCACAATCGCTCTTTTGGCTGTTGTTGCAGTAATAAGTGCTATCTATATAATAAAGCAGAGAAAAGCCTAAATACATATAAAAATATGTAAAATTTAGTGTATTTTATAAAATTTTTATTTGTGGTATTTAGTTAGATTTAGCCTAGCAAATCGCCCTCATCTTTTCTAGATGAGTTAAATTTCTTGAAATTTTATCTAGCTCAAATTTACTGAATACTTCATTGCCAGAATAGAAAAATCTAACTTTTGGGGCTTGATCTAAAGTAGAAATTTTTAGTCCAAGCTCACTTATAAGGCGATTTATTGTCCCTTCGTTGCCATCAATTATGCTTATATTTGGTGGCAAAATTTCTCTTAGGCTATCTTTAAAATAGTTAAAGTGTGTGCAGCCAAGCACTAAAAAACCAAATTTATTTAGATCAAATTTAGCTAACTCTTCTTTTAGATATGATTTCACATTCTCGGTGTCAAATTCCCCATTTTCAGCAAAATTTACAAGGCGTGGTAGAGCGAGCAGCTCAGTCTTATCTTTTGCGTGTAAATTTGCGATCAGCTCTTTTAGTTTTGCACCATTTACGGTGACTGGCGTGGCTATGACTAGCGTTTTTAAGGCATCATTATGGCTTAAGTCATGCGCCTTTTTTACGGCTGGCTCCATGCCGATTATAGGTACATTTAAATTTGCTCTAAGCTCTTTTATCGCCACGCTTGTTGCTGTGTTACAAGCTACTACAACGGCGTTTGCGCCATTTTCTATGAGAAATTTCACCGCATCAAAGCTAAATTTTAAGATCTCATCCCTGCTTTTTTGTCCATACGGGACATTTTTAACGTCTGCGTAATATAAAAAATCATGCTCGCTAAGCTTACTTAAAGCTTCATTTAAGACGCTCAGCCCGCCAAGTCCTGAGTCAAATATACCTATCTTCATGCCCTTCCTTAAAGCCTGCAATTATAGCAAATAATATCTTTGTAAGCCGTTTTTTATTATACTTTGGCACTTTTTAAACTTGGAGTTAAATTTTGGCAGTTGATAAGATCATTTTCTACCTTTGTTCGACTTTGATCGCTATAAGCATTATTTTTTCACTATCTTTGCCAGTTTTTACAGTTTTATTTTTTAATTACGACGAGTTTCACTTTTTCATCCGCCAGTTTATTGTTGGTTGTATCGGAATTTTCATTATGTGGTGGCTTTCTAGGCTCAATCCTGAAAAAACGCTTGTTTGGATAGGGTTTGGCCTTCTTATATCTTGCGGTATCGCCATGGGGCTAATGCATGCATTGCCAGCTTCAATGGTGACTGACGCTGGTGGTGCTAGGCGTTGGATCAGGCTACCTGGCTTTTCGCTAGCTCCAGTTGAGTTTTTTAAAATCGGTTTTGTCTACTTCTTGGCTTGGAGTTTTACTAGAAAATTTAGTGAAGGCAAAAGGACCCTGCTAGATGAGATTAAGATACTTATGCCTTATATTATTCTTTTTGGTGTTGCTATCTTTCTTATTGCTGTTATGCAAAATGACCTTGGTCAAGTGGTCGTGCTAGCACTTACATTTGTGACGATGGCGCTTTTTGCAGGAGCAAGTGCGAGACTTTTTAGCATCGGTATCTTAGGAGCTGCTTTTGTTATGACAGTAGCGATAATCAGCTCTGAGCATAGAATTTTACGTATAAAGTCATGGTGGGGTACGATACAAAATATGGTGCTTTCTTTCTTGCCTGATAGCGTTGCAGATGTATTAAGAGTGGCTGATGCACCAGAGCCATATCAAATTTCTCACTCATTAAACGCTATAAAGCATGGCGAATTTTTCGGCGAAGGGCTTGGTGCTGGTATCTTTAAGCTTGGCTTTTTAAGCGAGGTTCATACTGACTTTGTATTAGCTGGTATCGCTGAAGAGGTCGGTGTATTTGGTATTTTGTGTATCGTAGCTATATTTATAACGCTACTTTATAGAATTTTTAGAATTTCAGCCAGAAGCGAAAATAAGGTCTATCATCTATTTACGCTTGGTGTCGGGCTTATCTTATCGTTTTCGTTTTTAATGAATAGCTATGGCATCACGTCGATCACGCCTATTAAGGGTATTGCTGTGCCATTTCTTAGTTACGGCGGTAGCTCCGTGCTTGCGATTTGTATCGGTATCGGCATGGTTTTGATGGTTAGTAAAAGGGCAAAATTATGATTGTTATTTGCGGTGGAGGCACTGGTGGACATTTAGCGATCGCAAGAAGCTTTTGCGAGGAGCTAAATAGACGAGATATTAAGCCTATATTTATCGGCTCAACTAGTGGTCAAGATAAATTTTGGTTTGAAAATGACGAGAATTTTTTACAAAAATTTTTTTTACCAAGCAGTGGTGTGGTAAATAAAAGAGGCTTTGCTAAGCTAAAATCACTAACAAATATCGTAAATCTTGCTCTAAAATGTAGAAAAATTTTTAAGCAAAATAACGTTAAGGCAGTAATTAGCGTAGGAGGCTACTCAGCAGCTCCAGCGGCTATTGCAGCCATTATCTCAAAAGTGCCGCTTTTTATCCACGAACAAAATGCTGTAATGGGCAAATTAAATAAAATTTTAAAGCCCTACGCGAAAGGCTTTTTTAGCTCTTATGATGAAGCTTCGCCCTACCCTTACCCTGTGGCAAAGAAATTTTTCGATAGTGCAAGAATGAGAGAGGAGCTAAAGACTATTTTGTTTTTAGGCGGCTCGCAAGGCGCAAAAGCGATAAATGAACTAGCTATAAATTTAGCTCCATATCTTAAAGAAAAAGGCATAAATATAATTCATCAATGTGGTAAAAACGGCTTTGATGAACTTAAAAAAAGATATGATGAACTTGGCTTTAATGAAACGAATTTAGAAATTTTTGAATTTAGTAAAGAGATAGAAAATAAGATGAGCAAGGCTGACCTTGCCATATCAAGAGCAGGAGCTAGCTCACTTTGGGAGCTTTGCGCAAATGCTTTGCCATCTATCTTTGTGCCATTTCCTTATGCTGCTGGTAATCATCAGTTTTATAACGCTAAATTTTTAAAAGATAAAGGCATTGCTGAAATTTGTTTGCAAAATAGAGAAATTTTAAACAAAGACGAAGTTATAAGCATGATAGAAAATTTTGATCTAAACAAAAGCAGTAAAGCTCTAAAAGAGATCCTTTTGCCAAATGGAGCAAAAGAGATAATTGATAAAATTTTAAACTAGCTCCTCGCCTATCGCACAAGCTTTTAGTTCTTTTAGCTCAAAGATCAAGTAATGATAAATAAGTTCATTTGTATTTAAAATTTTTGCACTAAAGACTGGTTTTATCATAGTTATTATCTTGTCAGTTATACCCGCGATCTCCACTAGCAAAAGCTCATCCTTGCGTTGCTTTGCAGCCTTAATACAATTATAAAAGAACGTATAAATTATCTTAAAATTTTGCAAAATAACATTTGAAACTATTCTAGAATGAATATGCAAAACATTATGTATACGCTCTTGTAGAGTATTTAGCTCTGCAAGTAGTGATTTTATTTGAGTAGTATCTGTTGTCCTAGAAAAGAGATTTTTCGCTTTATTTTTATTTTGTATTTGATACTCTGCTACTAAAATTTCTATTATATTTAAAATGGCAACATAGCTTTCTTGCAAATTTTCATTTGCCTTAAAGCTCACACCATTTTTCTCAATTTTATAATTTAAGCTTCTCTTTATCTGCTCCAAATAAGTACTAATGTTTTCATAATAGTCCTCTGTGTTGAAGACACTTTTAAAGAAATCGCTTTCACCTTTTAAATTTGTAAGCTTTTTTTTAAGTTCATCAGCGTTTTTATTAAACTCAACAACCCCAACTGCTAACCCGATCTCGTGCTCACTATTTTGTTCTAATGCTGTCAAACTTTCTTTTAGTACCGAAATTTGTTTTTGAATATTTTGAAAATCCATTTTTTCTCTTTTAATTTTTTTGCTTATTTTACTATAAAAATCATGAAGTTTGTCATTAAGAATTAAAAAGATGGTGCGCCCGAGAGAATTCGAATCTCTGACCTTTTGAACCGCAATCAAATGCTCTATCCAGCTGAGCTACGAGCGCACAAGAAAGTTAAGTCGAGATATTAGCCAAACTTTCCTTAAAGAAAAATTGTATTCATTTTAATTTTATAACTGTTTTAGTAAAATCCAATAAAAATAAAAGGAGCAAAGATGAATGATTTTTTCGATAGTTTAAAAGAGATAAAAAAAGAACTTACTAAAGAGCAAGGTGAGATCAAAAAAACTCAAAAAGAAGCCGTTTCTCATACAAAAGAAGAGGCGATCTCATATAAAGAAAATAAGCTAAAAAACGAATTTGCAGATTACATTAAAGGCCAAGATATAAGAAAAATATAAATTTGGAATGCTTATTGCTAAAACATGTAATATTTTATGTGGAGTAGGCAATGAAAGTTACGCAAACATTAGAATCTCTAAGCATTTTAACTGATAATGACACTTTGTTTCGTGAGCTTAGAGATATGATAAGCAGAAATTTTACAAAAATTTTATCTAATAAAAATAAGGTTATTTCGTTTTATGAAGAGAGCGAGATCCCGCAACGCAAGTGCTTTTTAAAATTTATAAAAAAACTTTATGAAAAGCAAAGCGATGATAAGCTTGATATTCGTTTTGCAAACTATAAAACCATAAAGCTTGGCTTTGTTCAAAAAAATACCCTAACTCCAGTCATTAGCCTAAACGTAAATTTTGTAAAAAATGAAGTCAAATTTGAACTAAAAGATGCACTTTGCAGAGACTTTGCTAGCTACATCAGCGAGAGTCTGATAAAAAGTAATGTTACTTTTAGCAAAAATGATGATTTTTTAAATATCACCATCTCAAATGACAACGACATAAACACATTAAACAAACTACTCTACAAAAGAAGCTACCCAAAATTTAGCGTAAATTTTATCTATGATGAAAAAGACTACAAAGCCTTTAAACAAGGCATAAAAATAAAAAGCTCATCTAAATTTGTAAGTAGATTTTCTGTGCTTGCAAATTTACTTGAGGAAAATTTTGGGATTTTAGGTTGTAAAAAAGATGATGACTTTGAAACTATCAGACAAAGTTATCTTTCACTCGTAAATATCTATCACCCAGACAGGCACGCCAACAAAAATCCTCTCATACAAGAAGAATACGCAAAGAAATTTAAAAATATTCAATCTGCTTATGAGAGTCTAAAACCATACTTTAAAAATCAAGAAAATTTTGTGATGGTTGGCTAGAGCACGGCTTACCATAGAGCTATTAAAGAGAGCAAAAATGAATGGTGAAATGTTTAACATATGCGCCATTGTTGTTGCTTGGCTTTTTAAACTCTACCGCAAAATCAGTCATTAAGATATTTGATGCGCCGCTTATGCCAAAGAAAAATTTAACTATAGCAAGCTTGGCTGATGTCTTTGGTGGTATGGGCTCTTGGAACGACGATGCAGCAGGCATGGCACAATATAAAAAACATGGCAAAGAGTACGAAGAGCTTAGTAACGAGCTTTTTACACAGATGTGTAAGGCCATACTTTTTGCTGTAAATGAGTGGTAGTTAGCCGTTTATCTGATAGACTCTTTTTCGCTGGCTTGAGCTGCCGATGTTTAGAATTTTGCGGTATTTTGTGATAGTTCGGCGAACGATTTGGATGTTAAATTTAGCTTGGATTAGCTCTTGGATTTTTAGATCAGAAAGTGGCTTTTTGTGGTCTTCACCTTTAATGAGCTCTAGTAAAAATTCTTTTATCGCAGCATTTGAAGTCTCCTCGTCAAAGCCAGTTGCAAAGAAATTTTTAAGTGCGACCGTGCCTCTTGAACAGCTTAGATATTTGTTTGCGATCGCTCTTGATATGGTTGATGGGTTGCGCCCAAGCTCGTCTGCTAGGTCTTTTAGCTTCATAGGTTTTATGTCACCACCCAAAAAGTAGTCATACTGATACTCAACTATCATGAGCCCTATCTTATAAAGCGTCGCTTTTCTCATCTCAAGGGCGTCTATGAGCTCGCTCGCCTCTTTTATACGTGAGTTTACAAAGGCCTCTTTCTCGTCTAATCCATCGGTATCAACCAAAATTTCTGGATAGTACTCATCATTTATCTGTACACTTATGCCACTACTTGTGCTTAGCACGAAGATGTCAGGCACTGCTTCTTTTTCATCTTCAAGATACTCAATGGCCGGTGGATTTTTAAATTTTTTTATGATCTTTAGCGCGTCGTTGTAAAATTTTAGCTTTCTAAGTTTTTCTATATTTTCAAAATTTAAGATGATCTTTTTCGCGCACTCTATGATCTCATCGCTTGCCTCTGCCTCACTTAGCTGAAATAAAAAGCTCTCTTTTACGTCCTTTGCACCAACGCCACATGGCTCAAGGTAGGCAAATCTCGCCCTAACTCGCTCCACTTCGCTCTCATTAAAGCCCGCAAAAATTTCATCATCATAAGAAAAATAGCCCTCATCATCTAAGCACTCAATGATCTTATACGCGATATTTTGAGACTTTTGCGTGGGAAAAAGTGGCGGATTGATTTGACTAATTAGCTTTTCATAGAGGCTTTCTTTGTAGATGCTTAAAGCCTCGATGCTCTCACTAACAGAATTTCTACTAACCTGCTCAAAAAAATTTCGTTTTTTTTCGCTTTTTTCTAAATTTTTATGTTCGATCGTGGCAAATGGATTGTCTTTTATAAAAGGCTCAAGCGTCTCTTTTAGCTCATCAAGCCCACTTTGAAGGATGGGAAGCCAGCTTCGCAGTGTTTGGTTTAGTTTGATCTTTGGCGCTAAAGTTTGCTTTTGCCTTAGCATCATCTACTCAAGTAGCTTAAATTCTTCGCCAAGATAGTGCGTTCTAACGAGCTTGTTGTTTGCCACTTCACTCGCACTGCCGCTTGCTAGAAGTGAGCCATCTTTGATTACGTAAGCTCTGTCGCAAATGGCTAGCGTCTCGCGGACGTTGTGGTCAGTTATCAAAACGCCGATGCCTAGCTTTTTAAGATCTCTAACGATACTTTGGATGTCGCTAACTGCGATCGGGTCAACACCTGCAAATGGCTCATCAAGCAGCAAAAATTTTGGCTTTATGATGAGACTTCTAGCGATCTCACAGCGTCTGCGCTCGCCACCACTTAGGCTAACACCCTTTCTTAGGCGGATAGGCTCGATATTTAGCATATTTAGCATCTCATTTACTCTTTTTGCTATCTCTTCTTCGCTTTGATTTAAAATTTCAGCACCAAGAAGTAAATTTTCTTCGACACTTAGCTCTTTAAATATGCTTGATTCTTGCGGCAAATAGCCAATACCAAGGTGTGCTCTTTTGTGAAGTGGGACGTTTGTGATCTTTTCATCATTTAAAAAGACATCTCCGCTAGTTGGTGAGATGAGCCCACAGATCATATAAAAAGTAGTCGTCTTTCCAGCACCATTTGGCCCAAGGAGCCCCACGACTTCGCCGCTATTTACCTCTAAAGATATGCCTTTTATGATCTCAGTTTTTTTAATCGTCTTTTTTAGATCTTTTACTTCTAGTTTATGCACTTATAACCTCGTATTTTCTGCCGTTTTTGCTAGGAGAAATTTTTACTAACGTATAGCTCTCGCCGTTTTTCTTTAGAGCTTTTTCTAAATTTTCATCGCCCCACTCTACTAGATGAAGCCCCTCTTCAAACAAATTTTCAAAAAGACCATTTTTTGCCATCCCATCAAAACCGATCTGGTAAATATCGTAGTGGTAGATATCTTTACCATAAATTTGCATCAAAGAAAATGTCGGCGACGTCACGCTCTCATCTATGCCATGAGCCTTGATGATCGCCTTTGCAAGCGTTGTTTTGCCACTTGCTAGATCGCCGCTTAGTAGCACCACACCACTTTTTGGCAGCACCCGCACAAGCTCGTTAAGCTCATTTTCTAAAAGCTCAAAAACCATCAAAGCTCTTTTACATATTCGCTTTGAGCGCTTTTTGGTATGCTTTTTGTAGTTGGGATCGCTAGCACCTCGTATCTCGCCTCGCGCGTTAGAAATTTGATACTAACCACATCGCCAACCTTAACATCTTTTGCCGCTTTTGCTTGCACGCCATTGATGCTCACAACGCCGCTTTTGCACATATCTTCGCTAACGGTACGCCTTTTGGTGATATTTACTACGTTTAAAAATTTATCTACTCTCATGCGGCGGATTTTAACAAAAATAGCCTTAAATTTTTAATCCTTTAGATATTTTAAAAGCTCTTTTAAATTTAGAGGTATGACGCTGCCGTGCGTTTGCCCTTTGTAAAACTCAAAGTGAAAATTTACGCCACTTTGTTTTAAAATTTGGGCTAGATCGCTCGCCTTTAAAGTGCCAGGCTTGTCAGTCTTGCCCTTTCTTTTTTCAAGCTCGCCAACGCTAAGAAAGACAAATTTAGCTTTTAATTTCTCTTTAAATTTACCCTCACTCACATTTTGCTTTAAAATTTCAGACTCGCCCCACCAAAGAGATGGCGAAGCGATAAAGAAATTCGAAAATACGCCCTCGTTTTTAAGCAAGGCATAGAGCGTAAAAAGCCCGCCAAAAGAGTGACCATAAAGGCTTTTTTGGCTGCCATGCACGTTAAATTTTTGATCAATTAGCGGTACCAAATTTTTAGTT
This window encodes:
- a CDS encoding DedA family protein: MLHDVIDFIVASVSSWGYAGIFVMMFLESSFFPFPSEIAMIPAGYLAHKGEMSLFLAFLTGTLGSLLGAIFNYYLCYFFGREIVLKYGKFVGITHEKMDKFEAFFNKHGEISTFNSRLIPGIRQYISLPAGLAKMNIFRFCLFTTLGAGIWCAVLLGVGYFIGSNPSKQTLLIITIALLAVVAVISAIYIIKQRKA
- the murI gene encoding glutamate racemase, with translation MKIGIFDSGLGGLSVLNEALSKLSEHDFLYYADVKNVPYGQKSRDEILKFSFDAVKFLIENGANAVVVACNTATSVAIKELRANLNVPIIGMEPAVKKAHDLSHNDALKTLVIATPVTVNGAKLKELIANLHAKDKTELLALPRLVNFAENGEFDTENVKSYLKEELAKFDLNKFGFLVLGCTHFNYFKDSLREILPPNISIIDGNEGTINRLISELGLKISTLDQAPKVRFFYSGNEVFSKFELDKISRNLTHLEKMRAIC
- a CDS encoding FtsW/RodA/SpoVE family cell cycle protein — protein: MAVDKIIFYLCSTLIAISIIFSLSLPVFTVLFFNYDEFHFFIRQFIVGCIGIFIMWWLSRLNPEKTLVWIGFGLLISCGIAMGLMHALPASMVTDAGGARRWIRLPGFSLAPVEFFKIGFVYFLAWSFTRKFSEGKRTLLDEIKILMPYIILFGVAIFLIAVMQNDLGQVVVLALTFVTMALFAGASARLFSIGILGAAFVMTVAIISSEHRILRIKSWWGTIQNMVLSFLPDSVADVLRVADAPEPYQISHSLNAIKHGEFFGEGLGAGIFKLGFLSEVHTDFVLAGIAEEVGVFGILCIVAIFITLLYRIFRISARSENKVYHLFTLGVGLILSFSFLMNSYGITSITPIKGIAVPFLSYGGSSVLAICIGIGMVLMVSKRAKL
- the murG gene encoding undecaprenyldiphospho-muramoylpentapeptide beta-N-acetylglucosaminyltransferase, which codes for MIVICGGGTGGHLAIARSFCEELNRRDIKPIFIGSTSGQDKFWFENDENFLQKFFLPSSGVVNKRGFAKLKSLTNIVNLALKCRKIFKQNNVKAVISVGGYSAAPAAIAAIISKVPLFIHEQNAVMGKLNKILKPYAKGFFSSYDEASPYPYPVAKKFFDSARMREELKTILFLGGSQGAKAINELAINLAPYLKEKGINIIHQCGKNGFDELKKRYDELGFNETNLEIFEFSKEIENKMSKADLAISRAGASSLWELCANALPSIFVPFPYAAGNHQFYNAKFLKDKGIAEICLQNREILNKDEVISMIENFDLNKSSKALKEILLPNGAKEIIDKILN
- a CDS encoding adenylosuccinate lyase — its product is MKVTQTLESLSILTDNDTLFRELRDMISRNFTKILSNKNKVISFYEESEIPQRKCFLKFIKKLYEKQSDDKLDIRFANYKTIKLGFVQKNTLTPVISLNVNFVKNEVKFELKDALCRDFASYISESLIKSNVTFSKNDDFLNITISNDNDINTLNKLLYKRSYPKFSVNFIYDEKDYKAFKQGIKIKSSSKFVSRFSVLANLLEENFGILGCKKDDDFETIRQSYLSLVNIYHPDRHANKNPLIQEEYAKKFKNIQSAYESLKPYFKNQENFVMVG
- a CDS encoding RNA polymerase factor sigma-54, coding for MLRQKQTLAPKIKLNQTLRSWLPILQSGLDELKETLEPFIKDNPFATIEHKNLEKSEKKRNFFEQVSRNSVSESIEALSIYKESLYEKLISQINPPLFPTQKSQNIAYKIIECLDDEGYFSYDDEIFAGFNESEVERVRARFAYLEPCGVGAKDVKESFLFQLSEAEASDEIIECAKKIILNFENIEKLRKLKFYNDALKIIKKFKNPPAIEYLEDEKEAVPDIFVLSTSSGISVQINDEYYPEILVDTDGLDEKEAFVNSRIKEASELIDALEMRKATLYKIGLMIVEYQYDYFLGGDIKPMKLKDLADELGRNPSTISRAIANKYLSCSRGTVALKNFFATGFDEETSNAAIKEFLLELIKGEDHKKPLSDLKIQELIQAKFNIQIVRRTITKYRKILNIGSSSQRKRVYQING
- the lptB gene encoding LPS export ABC transporter ATP-binding protein, which gives rise to MHKLEVKDLKKTIKKTEIIKGISLEVNSGEVVGLLGPNGAGKTTTFYMICGLISPTSGDVFLNDEKITNVPLHKRAHLGIGYLPQESSIFKELSVEENLLLGAEILNQSEEEIAKRVNEMLNMLNIEPIRLRKGVSLSGGERRRCEIARSLIIKPKFLLLDEPFAGVDPIAVSDIQSIVRDLKKLGIGVLITDHNVRETLAICDRAYVIKDGSLLASGSASEVANNKLVRTHYLGEEFKLLE
- the tsaE gene encoding tRNA (adenosine(37)-N6)-threonylcarbamoyltransferase complex ATPase subunit type 1 TsaE, producing MVFELLENELNELVRVLPKSGVVLLSGDLASGKTTLAKAIIKAHGIDESVTSPTFSLMQIYGKDIYHYDIYQIGFDGMAKNGLFENLFEEGLHLVEWGDENLEKALKKNGESYTLVKISPSKNGRKYEVISA
- a CDS encoding RNA-binding S4 domain-containing protein is translated as MRVDKFLNVVNITKRRTVSEDMCKSGVVSINGVQAKAAKDVKVGDVVSIKFLTREARYEVLAIPTTKSIPKSAQSEYVKEL
- a CDS encoding alpha/beta hydrolase, which encodes MVRVFKFLLFTLGVTQALHAGPSQTPEPLSQKAASKFEISTFKMSANDEIYKIFTAKLKGQNEFKNVLFLLDANAQFNMLLNEFDGKAAPLIIGIGYDTDKSYEVEKRTRDLTPKADGEEFSKGGGADAFYHFLTKNLVPLIDQKFNVHGSQKSLYGHSFGGLFTLYALLKNEGVFSNFFIASPSLWWGESEILKQNVSEGKFKEKLKAKFVFLSVGELEKRKGKTDKPGTLKASDLAQILKQSGVNFHFEFYKGQTHGSVIPLNLKELLKYLKD